In Elaeis guineensis isolate ETL-2024a chromosome 1, EG11, whole genome shotgun sequence, a genomic segment contains:
- the LOC105032123 gene encoding double-stranded RNA-binding protein 2 yields MYKNQLQELAQRSCFNLPSYACIREGPDHAPRFKATVNFNGETFESPTFCSTLRQAEHAAAEVALNTLSKRGPSRSLAAKVLDETGIYKNLLQETAHRAGLKLPVYTTIRSGPGHTPVFTCTVELAGMSFTGDPAKTKKQAQKNAAMAAWSALKKLPHLGSPSSSSPTLEHEGNDEQEQVTIARALASLHQSQGNKLNFQNDRQRNRRRPAPIRKDMHPAANISFYPMPFQGWTYPSFSPEAAMYQMWQQAQASQQQAHLLTLPAPSHPINPRLIPTLRSVYQPTQGQFFPSVEQDSVSSVPCFTESAPVLPVYFSDYSVSVPPKSQSQVTIQEIQEEQNQGEGKEWLNLPSEAAVFSSFDISDSNLPLDDAGPVPQVQEPLEDKEGNGSRGSTEVIPGRQINNAPGLKPVVPTSNPSRVQDSTDVVKIQESQQVERSQRKPFEWVPGASIWPGPSTPNRPPNLQQNVNSFNHTQSALGVHHPSSRSSSSLPRGFRPLIAAPGTARTAVPAPIRSSSPRAEALRPRVPSLAAPVTIRTAVPVCSARPGAVNPSSEVSRASFMAPAVHVRSVIPVCSAPPSRKPDSTQRGTQEPECIAAVNSELGELQI; encoded by the exons ATGTATAAGAACCAGTTGCAGGAACTTGCTCAGAGAAGCTGTTTCAACTTACCATCTTATGCGTGTATCCGGGAGGGGCCGGATCATGCTCCAAGGTTCAAGGCGACAGTTAATTTTAATGGAGAGACCTTTGAGAGCCCGACCTTCTGTTCCACGCTGAGGCAGGCAGAGCATGCTGCAGCTGAGGTAGCTCTGAACACCCTCTCGAAGAGGGGCCCTTCTAGATCACTCGCTGCAAAAGTTCTG GATGAGACTGGTATTTACAAGAATTTACTTCAAGAAACAGCTCATAGAGCTGGGTTGAAATTGCCTGTTTACACCACTATTCGATCTGGACCGGGTCATACGCCTGTCTTCACATGCACAGTTGAGCTTGCAGGAATGAGCTTTACTGGGGATCCTGCCAAGACCAAGAAGCAGGCTCAGAAGAATGCTGCCATGGCTGCCTGGTCTGCATTGAAGAAAT tgccacatttgggttcaccatcatcatcatcaccaaCATTGGAACATGAGGGCAATGATGAACAAGAACAGGTCACTATTGCTCGTGCTCTTGCAAGTTTGCATCAGTCGCAAGGAAACAAGTTGAATTTTCAAAATGACCGTCAGCGTAATCGGCGGAGGCCAGCTCCTATTCGAAAAGATATGCATCCAGCAGCCAATATATCTTTCTATCCAATGCCTTTTCAGGGTTGGACATACCCAAGTTTTTCACCAGAAGCAGCAATGTACCAAATGTGGCAGCAAGCACAAGCATCTCAACAACAGGCACACTTGTTGACATTACCAGCTCCCTCGCATCCCATTAATCCGAGACTTATCCCAACTTTACGGTCCGTATACCAGCCAACTCAAGGCCAATTCTTCCCATCAGTTGAGCAAGATTCTGTTAGTTCTGTCCCTTGCTTCACAGAATCTGCTCCTGTGCTGCCAGTGTACTTCTCAGACTATTCTGTATCTGTTCCACCTAAAAGTCAGTCCCaggtgaccatacaagagatacAGGAGGAGCAAAACCAAGGGGAAGGGAAGGAATGGCTCAATCTTCCATCAGAAGCTGCAGTGTTCTCTTCATTTGATATTTCAGATTCTAATCTTCCATTGGATGATGCTGGTCCTGTGCCACAAGTTCAGGAGCCACTGGAAGATAAAGAAGGAAATGGTTCTCGTGGAAGCACAGAAGTAATTCCTGGGAGACAAATCAACAACGCTCCTGGTTTAAAGCCAGTTGTGCCTACTTCAAACCCATCAAGGGTTCAAGATTCAACAGATGTTGTAAAGATTCAGGAAAGTCAGCAGGTGGAGAGAAGCCAAAGGAAACCATTTGAATGGGTGCCTGGGGCATCAATCTGGCCTGGGCCATCAACTCCAAACCGACCTCCAAATTTGCAACAGAATGTCAATTCCTTCAACCATACCCAGTCTGCCCTTGGAGTCCATCATCCATCATCAAGGAGTTCTTCCAGTCTACCCAGGGGATTTAGGCCTCTTATTGCAGCTCCAGGAACAGCAAGGACTGCAGTTCCAGCTCCAATACGATCATCGAGTCCCAGAGCTGAAGCATTGAGACCTCGAGTCCCATCACTGGCTGCCCCTGTGACGATCAGAACTGCTGTTCCTGTGTGTTCAGCAAGGCCTGGAGCAGTGAATCCCAGCAGTGAGGTGTCTCGTGCCAGTTTCATGGCACCTGCCGTCCATGTCAGGTCTGTCATACCAGTCTGTTCGGCCCCACCATCAAGAAAACCTGACTCAACCCAAAGGGGTACCCAGGAgccagaatgcattgcagcagtGAATTCAGAACTTGGTGAGCTTCAGATATGA